In a genomic window of Pelotomaculum thermopropionicum SI:
- the BenE gene encoding Uncharacterized protein (involved in benzoate metabolism), which translates to MPFAMGYIMIMKIEPLGLLVTLGILLICSGLYYRTPIPIQPMKAIGSAAITQAAVITPGMVWGAGLFTGIFWLTMGLTGALDIISRIVTKPVVRGIVLGLGFSFIMEGIKMMKSDFIAAIIALAITFMLLNSKRVPAMFVLIIFGFIAALVRNPDLFKELSGIRFDFQLPHFVLGQITWSDFVKGTLILGIPQVPLTLGNAVIAITAENNMLFPERPVTERKIAVSQGVINLISPLFGGIPMCHGAGGMAGHVRFGARTGGALIILGVVLLVTGLCFSSSILLIFKIFPLSILGVILFFAGLELAASAHDAGREKSDSYILLVTAGFAIWNMGAGFIAGIIMQELLKRKVFKI; encoded by the coding sequence ATGCCTTTTGCAATGGGCTATATTATGATAATGAAGATTGAACCACTGGGTTTGCTGGTTACATTAGGCATACTGTTAATTTGTTCAGGTTTGTATTATCGAACACCTATTCCGATTCAGCCTATGAAAGCGATCGGCAGCGCTGCAATTACCCAGGCGGCTGTCATTACTCCCGGTATGGTCTGGGGAGCCGGTCTTTTTACCGGTATATTCTGGTTGACAATGGGACTGACGGGTGCTCTTGATATTATCTCCAGAATAGTTACCAAACCGGTTGTCAGGGGTATTGTCTTGGGTCTGGGCTTTTCTTTTATCATGGAAGGCATCAAAATGATGAAGTCCGATTTTATCGCGGCTATTATCGCTCTGGCAATTACTTTCATGCTGCTTAACAGCAAGCGTGTCCCCGCCATGTTTGTCTTAATTATCTTTGGATTTATTGCTGCTCTGGTAAGGAATCCAGATCTTTTCAAGGAATTGTCTGGTATCCGTTTCGATTTCCAACTGCCTCACTTTGTATTAGGACAAATCACATGGTCTGACTTCGTAAAGGGGACGCTCATTTTGGGCATTCCCCAGGTGCCGTTAACCCTCGGCAACGCCGTTATAGCTATAACAGCAGAGAATAACATGTTGTTTCCCGAACGGCCTGTCACCGAAAGGAAAATTGCTGTTTCCCAGGGGGTAATAAACCTCATTTCCCCATTATTTGGTGGTATCCCCATGTGCCACGGCGCCGGGGGTATGGCCGGCCACGTTCGCTTCGGCGCCCGGACCGGCGGCGCCTTGATCATCCTGGGAGTTGTTTTATTGGTAACCGGCCTTTGTTTTAGCAGCTCAATACTGCTGATATTTAAAATTTTCCCTTTAAGTATATTAGGGGTAATTTTATTTTTCGCGGGCTTGGAGCTGGCTGCTTCAGCCCATGACGCAGGTAGGGAGAAGAGTGATTCTTATATCTTGCTGGTAACAGCCGGATTTGCAATTTGGAATATGGGCGCCGGTTTCATAGCAGGAATAATAATGCAAGAACTGTTAAAGAGAAAGGTGTTTAAAATATAG
- a CDS encoding hypothetical membrane protein, with the protein MAEYDLIIKVLVERYMDKIASFVRGVPVAVEQIEDKDKEAVAVQRTSDALVKVREDGYEYLMLVEFQARPDRKMARRLLEYTAMHHCRHEKPVYPVIINLTGGSLQDGWYTFECLDLTVVNFNYRQINLQDIAGRELLYRGPVGLLPLAPLMSHDEPPEKVLDKCARRLQSEVEAEDDRALLYLALAALASLKYPKDLILRVLEVSRLENIPLFDGIREEWEAKGRIEGKNEGKIEGMVEMLFDLVEARFGEVPDELRNRLVVLKGHEEIKRAMRKAISAETIEEYMARLEH; encoded by the coding sequence TTGGCCGAATACGATCTGATAATCAAAGTCCTGGTTGAACGTTACATGGACAAGATCGCCTCTTTCGTCCGGGGTGTACCAGTTGCTGTGGAGCAAATTGAGGACAAAGACAAAGAAGCCGTGGCAGTGCAGCGTACTTCCGATGCGCTTGTTAAAGTACGTGAAGACGGTTACGAATACCTGATGCTGGTTGAATTTCAGGCCAGGCCGGATCGAAAAATGGCGAGAAGGTTGCTGGAATATACGGCCATGCACCACTGCCGGCATGAAAAACCGGTTTACCCTGTAATAATCAACCTGACCGGCGGTAGCCTTCAGGATGGGTGGTACACATTTGAATGCCTTGACCTGACAGTGGTTAATTTCAACTACCGGCAGATAAACTTACAGGATATTGCCGGCCGGGAACTGCTCTACCGGGGACCGGTAGGTCTGCTGCCCCTTGCGCCGCTGATGAGTCATGATGAACCGCCCGAGAAGGTGCTGGATAAATGCGCGAGGCGGTTGCAAAGCGAAGTTGAAGCGGAAGACGATAGGGCATTACTATACTTGGCGCTGGCAGCCCTTGCGTCTTTGAAATATCCAAAAGATTTAATACTAAGGGTACTGGAGGTGAGCAGGTTGGAAAATATCCCGCTGTTTGACGGTATCCGGGAAGAATGGGAAGCCAAAGGCAGGATTGAGGGAAAGAATGAAGGTAAGATTGAGGGAATGGTGGAAATGCTTTTTGACTTGGTCGAAGCCAGATTTGGGGAGGTCCCTGACGAGTTGCGCAACCGTCTGGTAGTGTTAAAAGGACATGAAGAAATAAAGCGGGCCATGAGAAAAGCCATAAGCGCAGAAACAATAGAGGAATATATGGCAAGGCTTGAACATTAA
- the MesJ gene encoding predicted ATPase (PP-loop superfamily implicated in cell cycle control): MSLLHKVRENICRHRMVERGCKVLVAVSGGPDSVALLHALYLLKEELEISLHVAHLNHMFRGAESEAEALFVADMARRYGLPATVEARDVPAYQKQSGLSAQAAAREVRFRFFSEAAGKAGASRVALAHHADDQAETILINFLRGAGITGLKGISPVREGFYIRPLLTVRRAEIERYCKEMKLPYCRDSSNLKAVYTRNRVRLELIPLLEKEYNPALVPTLLRLGEICREEDAYLAEQAVKAFQAVLREKVSGRVVLRLDAFKQMPPAIRRRVVQQAWRSLTGAEENLAFQHVEAVLDLIQKGGTGSSVVLPGSVSAIRSYGTVELVEKMTGRAVPYYVYPLKVPGATFIPELGCTIYAELYPRVKAGDPASLPATEALLDFDKLPAQIFVRRRRAGDVFCPFGLTSEMKLKDFFIKQKVPREERDRIPLVGTPDEIVWVGGVRTGEKWKVDQNTARVLHLRLVCNLEGEAGF, from the coding sequence ATGAGCCTGCTCCACAAGGTTCGGGAGAACATCTGCCGCCACCGGATGGTGGAGCGTGGGTGCAAAGTGCTGGTGGCCGTTTCCGGGGGGCCCGATTCGGTGGCCTTGCTGCACGCCCTGTACCTTCTTAAAGAGGAACTGGAAATATCATTGCACGTGGCCCATTTAAACCATATGTTTCGCGGGGCCGAGTCTGAGGCGGAAGCCCTTTTTGTGGCGGATATGGCCAGGCGCTACGGGCTGCCGGCAACGGTGGAGGCCCGCGACGTTCCTGCTTACCAGAAGCAGAGCGGCCTGTCCGCTCAGGCGGCGGCCCGGGAAGTGCGCTTCCGTTTTTTTTCTGAGGCGGCCGGAAAGGCGGGCGCTTCCAGGGTTGCGCTGGCGCATCACGCGGATGACCAGGCTGAAACCATATTAATAAACTTTTTAAGAGGTGCGGGCATAACGGGCCTGAAGGGCATTTCCCCGGTGCGGGAAGGGTTTTACATAAGACCCCTGCTGACGGTGAGGCGGGCGGAAATTGAACGCTATTGCAAAGAGATGAAGCTTCCCTACTGCCGTGATTCATCCAATTTAAAGGCCGTATATACCAGGAACCGGGTCAGGCTGGAACTGATTCCGCTTTTAGAGAAAGAATACAACCCTGCCCTCGTGCCCACCCTGCTCAGGCTGGGTGAGATCTGCCGGGAAGAGGACGCATACCTTGCGGAACAGGCGGTGAAGGCCTTTCAGGCGGTGCTCCGGGAAAAAGTTTCCGGCCGCGTCGTTCTGCGCCTGGACGCCTTTAAGCAGATGCCGCCGGCCATCAGGCGGAGGGTGGTGCAGCAGGCATGGCGTTCCCTCACCGGGGCGGAGGAAAACCTCGCCTTTCAGCACGTCGAAGCGGTGCTCGATTTAATTCAGAAAGGCGGGACCGGTTCGAGCGTGGTGCTGCCCGGCAGCGTTTCCGCCATCCGTTCCTACGGGACTGTTGAGCTGGTTGAGAAGATGACGGGGCGGGCGGTGCCTTATTATGTTTATCCTCTAAAAGTTCCCGGAGCTACCTTTATTCCCGAACTGGGCTGCACCATTTACGCGGAGCTGTACCCGCGCGTTAAAGCCGGCGATCCCGCTTCGCTGCCCGCCACTGAAGCATTGCTTGACTTTGACAAGCTGCCCGCGCAAATTTTCGTGCGCCGGCGCCGGGCGGGGGATGTTTTTTGCCCTTTTGGCCTGACCTCGGAGATGAAGCTGAAGGATTTTTTTATCAAGCAAAAGGTGCCGCGGGAAGAAAGGGACCGCATCCCGCTGGTCGGAACGCCGGACGAAATAGTCTGGGTGGGCGGGGTGCGAACGGGAGAAAAATGGAAGGTTGATCAAAACACCGCCCGGGTGCTGCACCTGAGGCTTGTATGTAATCTGGAGGGGGAAGCCGGGTTTTAG
- the HflB gene encoding ATP-dependent Zn proteases, with protein sequence MNKVVKNLSIYLLIVLVIIAMIKYTAPAKNVPLSMTYSKFYEDLNQGQIKKVVIQSENLTNIITGEKKDGTKFETKGPAADAELYSLLKEKKVEWQSELPPQPGWWTSLLTTLLPIILFVVLFFFLMQQTQGGGNRVMSFGKSRARLHTDDKRKVTFADVAGADEVKEELEEIVEFLKNPKKFQELGAKIPKGVLLFGPPGTGKTLLARAVAGEAGVPFFSISGSDFVEMFVGVGASRVRDLFDQAKKNSPCIVFVDEIDAVGRQRGAGLGGGHDEREQTLNQLLVEMDGFSPNEGIIILAATNRPDILDPALLRPGRFDRQVVVDAPDVNGRKEILKVHMRGKPIDESVNLEVLARRTPGFTGADLANLTNEAALLAARQNRKKITMADLENSIERVIAGPEKKSKVISEKEKWLVCYHEAGHAVVGYLLPNTDPVHKVSIIPRGRAGGYTLLLPKEDRYYATKSQLLDQVTMLLAGRVAEQVVLKEISTGAQNDLERSTDIVRKMVMEYGMSDLGPMTYGRKQDTPFLGRDLARDRNYSEEVANAIDVEVRQTIDRSYNKAKELLEQHMETLHLVARTLFEKETIEAEEFAELMKKAGEIERQDRVK encoded by the coding sequence TTGAACAAGGTTGTAAAAAACCTTAGCATATATTTGCTGATTGTCCTTGTTATTATCGCCATGATTAAATATACCGCACCGGCTAAAAATGTCCCCCTGTCCATGACATACAGCAAATTCTATGAGGATTTGAACCAGGGGCAGATCAAGAAGGTGGTTATTCAGTCGGAAAACCTGACCAACATAATCACCGGCGAGAAAAAGGACGGCACAAAATTTGAGACCAAGGGGCCGGCAGCCGATGCCGAACTGTACAGCCTTTTGAAAGAAAAGAAGGTTGAGTGGCAGAGCGAACTTCCTCCCCAGCCCGGATGGTGGACCAGTTTACTGACGACGCTGCTGCCGATAATTTTATTTGTCGTACTGTTTTTCTTCTTAATGCAGCAGACCCAGGGCGGCGGCAACCGGGTGATGTCTTTCGGCAAAAGCCGGGCCAGGCTTCATACCGACGACAAGAGAAAGGTGACCTTTGCCGATGTGGCCGGAGCCGACGAGGTAAAGGAGGAACTTGAAGAGATCGTTGAATTTTTGAAAAATCCAAAAAAGTTTCAGGAACTGGGCGCAAAGATACCCAAGGGAGTGCTCCTGTTCGGCCCTCCGGGGACGGGCAAGACCCTCCTGGCCCGCGCCGTGGCCGGGGAGGCTGGAGTGCCTTTCTTCAGCATCAGCGGCTCCGATTTCGTGGAAATGTTTGTCGGCGTCGGGGCATCGAGGGTGCGCGACCTTTTCGACCAGGCCAAGAAAAACTCCCCCTGCATCGTGTTTGTGGATGAAATAGACGCCGTCGGGCGGCAGCGGGGCGCCGGCCTGGGCGGCGGCCACGACGAGCGGGAGCAGACGCTTAACCAGCTCCTGGTGGAGATGGACGGATTTTCTCCCAACGAAGGAATTATCATTCTGGCGGCAACCAACCGCCCGGACATTCTGGACCCGGCCCTCCTGCGCCCCGGGCGCTTTGACCGCCAGGTGGTGGTTGACGCGCCGGATGTAAACGGCCGCAAGGAGATATTGAAGGTTCACATGCGCGGCAAACCGATAGATGAGAGCGTAAACCTGGAGGTTCTGGCCCGCCGCACCCCTGGCTTTACCGGCGCCGACCTGGCCAACCTGACGAACGAGGCGGCCCTTCTGGCGGCCCGGCAGAACCGGAAGAAGATCACCATGGCCGACCTGGAAAACTCCATCGAGCGGGTTATTGCCGGGCCGGAAAAAAAGTCCAAGGTCATCAGCGAAAAGGAGAAGTGGCTGGTCTGCTACCACGAGGCCGGGCATGCCGTTGTGGGGTACCTGCTGCCGAACACCGACCCGGTGCACAAGGTTTCGATTATTCCGCGAGGCCGTGCCGGCGGCTACACCCTGCTGCTTCCTAAAGAAGACCGCTATTACGCCACCAAGTCCCAGTTGCTGGATCAGGTAACCATGCTGCTGGCCGGCAGGGTGGCCGAACAGGTGGTGTTGAAGGAAATCAGCACCGGCGCCCAGAACGACCTGGAACGCTCTACCGACATAGTCAGGAAGATGGTAATGGAATACGGCATGAGCGACCTGGGCCCGATGACTTACGGGCGCAAGCAGGACACCCCGTTTCTGGGCCGAGACCTGGCCAGGGACCGCAACTACAGCGAAGAGGTGGCAAATGCCATCGACGTTGAAGTGCGCCAGACCATAGACCGCTCTTATAACAAGGCCAAGGAACTGCTGGAGCAGCACATGGAGACGCTGCACCTGGTGGCCAGGACGCTTTTTGAAAAGGAAACCATTGAGGCAGAAGAATTTGCGGAGCTCATGAAGAAGGCCGGTGAAATTGAGCGGCAGGACAGGGTGAAGTAA
- a CDS encoding hypothetical membrane protein (containing methyl-accepting chemotaxis protein (COG0840) and Cache domain), whose protein sequence is MVGKVTGSLRLRMTILFGLVVLIGCLVLALVSEFKSTAALEGEAKEAMLKVARQAAETVDSQVRARVYVLEVLANNSIIRGVSAGREAALEEKLSVLREAQKAAEGLGFKEFTVVDREGNGNISNGGKVYVADREYFKTALSGKLCITSTLISKADNSVVFSYNLPIRHHATGEITGVLTGIVDGAKFSELIGAVTYGRTGHALAVDGAGKIIAHKDAERVRAQENIVEQAASNKDLASLAAVVAKMAKGEEGVEGYVLQGQNMLIAYAPVKTTGWSVAVTAPVNEVLERAAGLKWAMLAVSLAIIVLALVLTYVMAKTVAEPLSQAVNYLGQLAEGNFTSRVQEKHLKRNDEIGRLAQAVDRMWTSLREMFLTIREDAQNLAANSEELAASAEEVSATVEEVASTTGEVASMAEKSLENASRTAEESRNVVAVAESGGATVGKTIEKINSIAASAARMGESVQNLGELSARIGNITDVITGIADQTNLLALNAAIEAARAGEQGRGFAVVAEEVRKLAEQSADAAKEIGQLIGQIQSGVEAAVKAMEYGSAEVKDGVELASQAGAALRDIIGAVNKNIGLMEEIIQGARQASEGMQQLSASNEQVTSTIQQVAGATQQLAEIASRLQASVNRFKI, encoded by the coding sequence ATGGTGGGAAAAGTTACAGGAAGCCTGCGTTTGAGGATGACCATTCTGTTTGGGCTGGTGGTCCTGATCGGGTGCCTGGTGCTGGCGCTCGTCAGCGAGTTTAAATCCACCGCCGCCCTGGAGGGCGAGGCTAAAGAAGCCATGCTGAAAGTGGCCAGGCAGGCCGCCGAAACCGTGGATAGCCAGGTTCGGGCACGGGTGTACGTGCTGGAAGTCCTGGCCAACAACAGCATCATACGCGGCGTTTCGGCCGGCCGGGAAGCTGCCCTGGAGGAAAAATTAAGCGTTCTCAGGGAAGCCCAGAAAGCGGCGGAGGGGCTGGGGTTTAAAGAGTTCACCGTCGTCGACAGGGAGGGCAACGGAAATATCTCCAACGGCGGGAAAGTGTACGTTGCCGACCGGGAATATTTCAAAACCGCCTTGAGCGGAAAGCTCTGCATTACCAGCACCCTCATCAGCAAGGCCGACAATTCGGTGGTGTTTTCCTACAATCTGCCCATCCGCCACCATGCCACCGGTGAAATAACCGGAGTGCTCACCGGCATTGTGGATGGAGCAAAGTTTAGCGAGCTTATCGGGGCCGTCACCTACGGCCGGACCGGGCACGCCCTGGCTGTGGACGGAGCAGGCAAGATTATAGCCCATAAGGACGCTGAGAGGGTCAGGGCCCAGGAAAACATTGTCGAGCAGGCCGCCTCAAACAAGGATCTGGCTTCCCTGGCGGCGGTTGTTGCCAAAATGGCTAAAGGCGAAGAAGGCGTGGAGGGCTATGTCCTGCAGGGCCAGAACATGCTTATAGCCTATGCGCCGGTAAAGACTACCGGCTGGTCGGTGGCCGTAACCGCTCCTGTAAACGAAGTGCTGGAAAGGGCTGCCGGACTGAAATGGGCAATGCTGGCGGTGTCCCTGGCAATAATTGTCCTGGCCCTGGTACTAACCTATGTGATGGCTAAAACCGTTGCCGAGCCGCTTAGCCAGGCGGTGAATTACCTGGGGCAACTGGCGGAAGGGAACTTTACCAGCAGGGTGCAGGAGAAACACCTAAAAAGAAATGACGAGATCGGCAGGCTGGCGCAGGCCGTCGACAGGATGTGGACAAGCCTTAGAGAGATGTTTCTGACCATCAGGGAGGACGCCCAGAACCTGGCCGCCAACAGCGAGGAACTGGCCGCTTCCGCCGAGGAGGTCAGCGCCACCGTGGAAGAGGTGGCCAGCACCACCGGGGAGGTGGCCTCAATGGCCGAAAAGAGCCTGGAGAACGCCAGCCGCACGGCGGAGGAGTCCAGGAACGTGGTGGCCGTGGCCGAGAGCGGCGGGGCGACGGTTGGGAAGACCATCGAGAAGATCAACTCCATTGCTGCGTCGGCCGCCCGCATGGGTGAATCCGTCCAGAATCTCGGTGAACTTTCGGCGCGCATCGGCAACATTACCGACGTTATTACCGGAATAGCCGACCAGACCAACCTGCTGGCCTTAAACGCCGCCATTGAGGCGGCGCGCGCCGGCGAGCAGGGGCGCGGCTTTGCCGTGGTGGCCGAGGAAGTCAGGAAGCTGGCCGAGCAGTCGGCTGACGCGGCCAAGGAAATCGGCCAGCTCATCGGTCAGATTCAGTCCGGGGTAGAGGCGGCTGTAAAAGCAATGGAGTACGGTTCCGCCGAAGTGAAGGATGGGGTGGAACTGGCCTCCCAGGCCGGCGCTGCTCTGCGGGACATCATCGGCGCCGTCAATAAGAACATCGGGCTGATGGAGGAGATAATCCAGGGGGCCAGGCAGGCCAGCGAGGGGATGCAGCAGCTTTCAGCCAGCAACGAGCAGGTGACCTCGACCATTCAGCAGGTGGCAGGCGCCACCCAGCAACTGGCGGAAATTGCCAGCAGGCTGCAGGCATCGGTGAACAGGTTCAAAATATAG
- the MIS1 gene encoding formyltetrahydrofolate synthetase: MAFDATRMKDFEIAEAAEANMPSPEEWRERLGLEKSEVIPYGRICKLDFMKIAERLKNRPDGKYIEITAITPTPLGEGKTTTTLGLVEGLGRRGLNVGAAIRQPSGGPTMNIKGTAAGGGNALAIPMTEFSLGLTGDINDIMNAHNLAMVALNARMQHERNYSDEELARRNLRRLDIDPTSVAMRWVIDFCAQGLRRIIMGIGGRMDGYLMESGFDIAVSSELMAILAVATSLKDLRDRIGKIIVAYDRKGNPVTTSDLEVAGAMCAYMRNAINPTLISTVEYQPVLVHAGPFANIAIGQSSIIADRVGLKMFDYHVTESGFAADIGFEKFWNVKCRLSGFVPNVSVITTTIRALKMHGGGPAVVPGRPLPEEYMKENLELLERGIPNLLHHISIVKKSGVKPVVCINAFSTDTREEIAMVRRYAEQAGARCALSEHWLKGGEGALELADAVIDACNEKVDFKYLYPQEMPLRQKVEVIAREVYGADGVSWTPEAEAKAKRFESDPAFDGFATIMVKTHLSLSHDPYLKGVPKGWVLPVRDVLVYAGAGFLCPVAGSVSMMPGTGSDPAYRRIDVDVNTGKVLGLF, encoded by the coding sequence ATGGCCTTTGACGCAACAAGGATGAAGGACTTTGAAATAGCAGAGGCGGCGGAAGCAAACATGCCCTCTCCCGAGGAGTGGCGGGAGAGGCTGGGTTTGGAGAAAAGCGAGGTTATTCCCTACGGCAGGATTTGCAAGCTCGACTTTATGAAAATTGCCGAACGCCTGAAAAACAGGCCGGACGGCAAGTACATAGAGATAACTGCCATTACGCCCACCCCCCTGGGCGAAGGGAAAACCACCACCACCCTGGGCCTGGTAGAAGGACTGGGCAGAAGGGGGCTGAACGTGGGCGCGGCTATTCGCCAGCCTTCGGGCGGCCCTACCATGAACATAAAGGGTACGGCTGCCGGCGGCGGCAATGCCCTGGCCATTCCCATGACCGAGTTTTCTCTTGGCCTGACCGGCGACATCAACGACATCATGAATGCCCATAACCTGGCCATGGTGGCCCTTAACGCCCGCATGCAGCATGAGCGAAACTACAGCGACGAGGAGCTGGCCAGGCGGAATTTAAGGCGGCTGGATATCGACCCTACCAGCGTGGCAATGAGGTGGGTCATCGACTTCTGTGCCCAGGGCCTGCGCAGGATTATTATGGGCATCGGCGGCAGGATGGACGGCTACTTGATGGAGTCCGGTTTTGACATAGCAGTCAGCTCAGAGCTCATGGCAATTCTGGCTGTTGCCACCAGTTTAAAGGACCTGCGGGACAGGATCGGAAAGATAATCGTGGCTTACGACAGGAAAGGCAACCCGGTAACCACATCTGACCTGGAAGTTGCAGGCGCCATGTGCGCCTACATGAGAAATGCCATTAACCCGACCTTGATCAGCACGGTGGAGTACCAGCCCGTTCTGGTGCACGCCGGCCCATTTGCCAACATTGCCATCGGCCAGTCGTCCATCATAGCCGACCGCGTCGGTCTGAAGATGTTTGATTACCACGTGACTGAGAGCGGTTTTGCTGCCGATATTGGCTTTGAAAAGTTCTGGAACGTAAAGTGCCGCTTAAGCGGATTTGTTCCGAACGTTTCGGTGATTACAACCACCATCAGGGCCTTAAAGATGCACGGCGGCGGGCCCGCGGTTGTGCCCGGCCGGCCGCTGCCCGAAGAATATATGAAGGAGAACCTGGAGCTCCTGGAAAGAGGCATTCCTAACCTGCTGCACCACATTTCAATAGTGAAGAAATCGGGAGTTAAGCCGGTCGTGTGCATCAATGCCTTCAGCACCGATACCAGGGAAGAAATTGCCATGGTGCGCCGCTACGCAGAGCAGGCCGGCGCCCGCTGCGCGCTGTCCGAGCACTGGCTGAAGGGCGGAGAAGGCGCCCTGGAGCTGGCCGACGCCGTCATCGACGCCTGCAACGAGAAGGTGGACTTTAAGTACCTTTACCCGCAGGAAATGCCGCTCAGGCAAAAGGTTGAAGTAATTGCCAGAGAGGTATACGGAGCCGACGGAGTCTCCTGGACGCCGGAAGCCGAAGCCAAGGCGAAGCGGTTTGAGTCGGACCCTGCCTTTGACGGCTTTGCCACTATTATGGTGAAGACCCACCTGAGCCTGTCCCACGATCCTTACCTTAAGGGTGTGCCGAAGGGCTGGGTGCTGCCGGTGCGCGACGTTCTTGTTTATGCCGGGGCCGGATTCCTCTGCCCGGTAGCCGGCTCCGTCAGCATGATGCCGGGCACCGGTTCGGACCCGGCTTACCGGAGGATAGACGTGGATGTAAATACAGGCAAAGTTCTGGGCCTGTTTTAA
- the Ndk gene encoding nucleoside diphosphate kinase: protein MERTYLMIKPDGVQRGLVGEIIARFEKRGFKIVGLKMIRIGRELAEKHYGEHKGKPFFEPLVGYITSSPVVAMVIEGKNAVGAAREMMGATDPLKAAPGTIRGTYGIDIGRNVIHGSDSPASAQREIALFFSADELMEYGLELDRWVYE from the coding sequence ATGGAACGCACATATCTTATGATTAAGCCCGACGGCGTGCAGCGCGGCCTGGTGGGTGAAATTATCGCCAGGTTCGAAAAGAGGGGCTTTAAAATCGTAGGGCTGAAGATGATCCGGATCGGCAGGGAACTGGCCGAAAAGCACTACGGCGAGCATAAGGGAAAACCCTTTTTCGAGCCGCTGGTCGGTTACATCACCAGCAGCCCGGTGGTGGCAATGGTTATTGAAGGCAAAAACGCCGTAGGCGCGGCGCGGGAAATGATGGGGGCCACCGATCCGCTGAAGGCGGCGCCCGGCACCATCAGAGGCACCTACGGCATCGACATCGGCCGGAACGTCATTCACGGTTCCGATTCCCCGGCCAGTGCACAAAGAGAAATCGCCCTTTTCTTCAGCGCGGATGAGCTGATGGAGTACGGCCTGGAATTAGACCGCTGGGTTTACGAATAG